The following is a genomic window from Streptomyces lincolnensis.
ATCAGCCCCTCCAGGTCGTGCGGGGCCGGGCTGCGGGACAGGCCGCCGCTCACCGGGTGCCGGTCGTTGATGTACAGGTGCAGGCGGGCCCAGAGGTCGAGGCTGCGGACGGCGCCCTTGGGGTTGTGGGCGCCCGACGGAAGCAGGTTGACGATCCTGCGGCCGGTGGGGTCGAGCCGGCACGGCGTCTCCAGCGCCTCCTCCCAGCCGGCGAGTGCGGGCGCGAACCGCTCCTCCGCCTCGGCCGGGTCGAGCTCCAGGTACCGCCCGATGTCCTCCCAGGAGGCGCCCCGCTCCCGCTCGTACACGACCGCCCGCACCAGCGTGCGTTCGGCGAGCCGGATCAGCGAGAGCGCTTCACTGGCGCGTCCGCCGAGCCCGGTGTCCACGTCGTTGCGCGTCGCCACCAGCACGCTCGCGGTGCGCGCGGTGTCCACGGCCTGTGAGCACAGGGCGAGGCGGGCCAGGGTCTCGCGGGAGTAGGCGGCGCGGTCGGCGTCGTAGGGCGTGGTGGTGGGAAGCGTCACGCGGGTCAGGGTGGCATGGGTCCGGCGGGGTCGTCGTCCGGGTTTTCCGCTGGTGAGGGCAGGGCGTAGGTCCGAGGTCGGACAGCGGGTCGGCCCGGTCTGGATCTCGCGCACGATGACGGGCGCGTCCCGGGTGCGCGAGAGTCGTCGTACCGAGCAACGCGTCACGAGCCGCGAGGGGGACCCGCACATGTCGTATCCGGAGCCGCGCTACCTGGGGGAGAACGGCGAGATCAACGCCGTGTTCCGTTCCGCCGACACACCGCCCGACATCGTCTCGCCCGGAGGCACCCGCACGCACTACCTCGCCAGTCACACGTCCACGGGTGGGGACTTCGGGCTGTACAAGGTGGACATGGGACCGAGGGCGCCGGGGGCCAAGACCCACTTCCACCGGTCGATCTCGGAGTCCTTCTACGTCCTGTCCGGCGAACTCGCGCTGTACGACGGCGAGAAGTGGGTCACCGGCCGGCAGGGCGACTTCCTGCACGTGCCGGTCGGCGGGCTGCACGCCTTCAGGAACGACAGCGACGACCCGGTGTCGATGCTGATGCTGTTCTCGCCGGGCGCGCCGCGCGAGGAGTACTTCGAGCGGGTGGCGGAGTTCGCGCGGAAGGGCGGGCAGGAACTGCGGGAGTTCCAGGTGCGGCACGACAGTTACTTCGTGTGAGTCAGGGGACATCCCGGAGGCGCGGTACTGGGGCAAACCCCAGGAAACTTACGGCCGTTACCCCGATGTCACGCTGCGTGATGTTCCGGCAGGCTGCTGTGCATGAAGCAGACCACGAAGGGCCTCGCCCTGATCGCCGCCGTCTCCGGGGTCGTCCTCGGGCTCGTCGCCCCGCTCGCCGCGTCCGCCGACGACAGGCCCGCGCCTTCGTCGCTGAAGTGGGCCAAGTGCGAGGGGGACGGGCTCGATCCGCGCCAGGAGTGCGCGACGGTGTCCGTGCCCATGGACTACGCCGATCCGGACGGCCGGAAGATCGACATCGCGGTCTCCCGTATCAGGAGCGAGGATCCGTCGGCCCGTCGCGGCGCCCTGCTCATCGTCCCCGGCGGACCGGGCGGGGACAGTCTCACCGAGCCGTCCACCAAGGGGCAGAAGCTGCCGGAGAAGGTGCGGGACGCCTACGACCTGATCGGCTTCGCCCCGCGCGGCATGATCCCCTCCACCTCCGTCACCTGCGACCACACCCCCGGCGACCTGGCCCGGACGAAGCTGTTCCCCTGGCCGGACGCGGACGGCTCGCTGGACGGCACCCTGGCCACCGCGCAGCGCCGGTCCCGGGCCTGCGAGCGCAACGGCGGTGAGCTGATCCAGCACATCAGCACCCTGAACGAGGCCCGTGACCTGGACCGGGTCCGCGCCGCGCTCGGCGAGCGCAGGATCTCCGCGTGGGGCCTGTCGTACGGCAGCTACGCGGCCGCCACCTACGCGCAGCTGTTCCCGCACCGCACCGACCGTTTCGTCCTGGACAGCAACCCCTTCCCCGACCCCGCCGTCGGGGCGGGACGGGCCACCTACGCCGGGTTCGAGGCGGGCGTGGAGGACACCTTCCCGGTGTTCGCCCGGTGGGCCTCCGCCCCCGAGCGCGGCAAGGACCGCGTCGCCCGCACGGCGGCCGAGGTGCGCCCGCTCTTCCTCCGTCTGGCCGCCCGCCTGGACCGGGAGCCGATCCCCTGGCCCGGCGCCAACCCCGAGGAGCTGAACGGCACTGTCCTGCGCCAGGCGATGATCGACGCCTTCTACGACCCCGACGGCTTCCCCGGCCTCGCCGAGCTGATCAACGCCGCCCGCAAGGGCACGGTCCCGCCCGCTCCCGAGGCCCCGCCCGCGGACCTCCTCCAGAACGGCTACGCGGTCGCCGACGCCACCCTCTGCAACGACGCCGCCTGGCCGAGGACCGCCGCCGAGTACCGGCAGGACGTCGACGCCAGTCGCGCGAAGTTCCCCCTCACGGCGGGAATGCCCAGGAGCGCCACCGCGTGTGCCGCCTGGCCGTGGGCGCCGAAGGAGGCCCCGGTCCGCATCACCGACCAGGGCCCCTCGAACATCCTGCTCATACAGAACCAGCGGGACGTCGCCACCCCCGTGAGCGGCGCCCTCAAGCTCCGCGCGGCCCTCGGCGAGCGCGCGGTCATGGTCCTGGTCGACTCCACCGGCCACGACGCCTACCTCGGCAACGGCAACGCCTGCGGCGACACCAAGGTCTCCCACTTCCTGGCCACCGGGGAGCGGCCGGCCCGGGACACCTACTGCCGCTGACCGGTCCGGCATGCCCTGGCGTACCGCTGCGCCAGGGCGTGGAAGGCCTCCTTCGGTTCGCGGTGCCAGGGCGAGTCCGGGTCGTCCGGGCGGTCCCTGACGGCCTTGGTGATGCCGTAGCTCGCCATGTCGAGGTCGTGGCGGGGGTCGTGGGGGTGGTGCGGGGCGTCGGCTGTGAGGAACTCGAAGGCCATCGCCGCGTAGAGGTTCATGGACTCGAAGACGTCCAGCAGGTCGGTGAGGTAGGCGGCCTGGACGCGTTCGCTGCGGACCAGGTCTCCCTTGATCTCCGGTGGGGTCTTCTCGTAGTCGACGATGTCCCAGCCCATGCCGCCCGCCTCGGTGGCGCCGGCGTAGGTGCAGGTGCCGAACTCGGTGATGGCGACCGGCTTGCCCCACCGCAGGTAGCGCTTCAGTTCCTTGACGTACTGGCGACGGTCGCGGTGGTACGAGTAGTAGTCGATGCCGACGACGTCGAAGAGGTTCCAGTCGACCTGGTCGTCCTGGGCGGCGGCGTAGCTCAGCCGGCCGCGGAAGACGGAGCGGCCCACGCGCGCGGCCTTCGCGGTGAACTCGTCGAGACGGCGCTGCATCTGCTCCCAGTCGACGTTGCCGCTCTGGAGGTTGCGGATGCGCTCCATGACGTCCGCGCCGGGCACGATGCCGGGGACGAGCAGCCAGAACTCGCAGCCCACGCTGAACTCCACGCTCGCGCCCTGCCGGCGCAGCCGCTCCGCGAACCGGCCGCACTCCGCGAGGTGTTCGAGGGTGTCCTTCTGCGAGTGGTCGGTGAGGGTCGGCTGGAGCCAGACGTGCATACCGCGTTCGGCGACCTCGGCGGCGGTGGACGTGAGGCGCTCCACGCCGTCGCCGGTGACGTCCACGGTGTCGGCGTGCAGGTCGTCGCGGATGGCCCGGATCTCCTCGCGCATCCGGGCCGTGCTGTAGGCCGTGGCCGGGGACTCCCCCTCGACCAGGGTGTAGACGACGCCCCGCCGGGCCAGACCCCGGCCTCCCCCTCCTCCCCGGCCCGCCCCCTCGCTCGCCGCCGCCCGCCCTGCCGGCAGCATCGCCCCCGCGAGCCCGACGGCCGCCGCCCCGGCCAGGAACTGCGCCCGGTTGATCCCCTTGGTCCCGTTGGTCTTCTCCATGCCGCCACTGTGCCGAGACCGGCTCCGCACCGCCGTCGGCCGATGGTCTACGGCGCGGCTACCAAGGGATGAGAGTCGGCCGTCCCGGAGAAACCGAAGGACCCTTGGGGGGCAACCCCCAGGAAAGACAGGGGCGTTGCCCGGATGTGGCGGGCCGGTGGGATGGGCGAGGCTCGTGTGCATGAAGCAGATCACGCAGAGCGCGGCCCTCATCGCCGCCGCCTCCGGCATCGTCTTCGGTGTCGTCACCCCGCTCACCGCGTCCGCCACCGACCGGCCCTCGCCCTCGCCGCTGAAGTGGGCCAAGTGCCAGGGCCAGGGCCTCGACCCCAGACAGGAGTGCGCGACCGTCTCCGTGCCGATGGACTACGCCGACCCCGACGGCCGGAAGATCGGCATCGCCGTCTCCCGCATCCCCAGCGAGAAGCCGTCGGTCCGCCGTGGCGCCTTACTCCTGGTCCCCGGCGGGCCGGGCGGGACGAGCCTCGACAACCCTTCGGGCAAGGGGCAGAAGCTGCCGCAGGAGGTCCGCGACGCCTACGACCTGATCGGGATCGCGCCGCGCGGCAACGCCCCGTCGGCCCCGGTGAGTTGCGGCCTCGCCCATGAGGACCTCGCGCTGTCCAGGCTGCGGCCCTGGCCCGCCCCCGACGGGTCCGTCACCGAGAACATGACCACCGCCCGCCGCGTGTCGGACGCCTGTACGCGCAACGGCGGCGAGCTGATGAAGCACATCAGCACCAAGAACAACGCCCGCGACCTGGACCGCGTCCGGGCCGCGCTGGGCGAGCAAAGGATCTCGGCCTGGGCCGTCTCGTACGGCACGTATGTCAGCTCCGCCTACCTGGAGATGTTCCCGCACCGCACCGACCGCGTCGTGCTGGACAGCAACGACAACCCGGACCCGGTCCGGGCGGAGCGCGCCTGGCTCCAGGCGTTCGAGGCGGGCGTCGAGGACAACTTCCCGGTGTTCGCCGCCTGGGCCTCCGCCCCCGAGCGCGGCCCGGACCGCGTCGCCGGCACCCCGGCCGAGGTCCGCGCCCTCTTCCTCCGCCTCGCCGCCCGTCTCGACCGGGAGCCGATCCCCTGGCCGGGCGCCAACCCCGAGGAGCTGAACGGCAACGTCCTGCGCCAGACCATGCTGGACACCCTCTACGACCCCGACCACTACCCGACCCTGGCCCGGCTGATCAACGCGGCCCTCAAGGGCACCGTCCCGCCCGCTCCCGAGGCCCCTGAGGAGCAGGCCATGCAGAACATCACCGCGGTCGGCGCCGCCACCCTCTGCAACGACGTCGCCTGGCCCCGCGACGCCGCCGCGTACCGGAAGGGCGTCGCCGAGAGCCGCGCGAAGTACCCGCTGACCGCGGGCATGCCGAGGAACGCCATGCTGTGCGCCGCCTGGCCGTGGACCCCGAAGGAGGCTCCGGTGCGGGTCACCGACCGCGGCCCCTCCAACGTCCTGCTCGTCCAGAACGCACGGGACGTCGCCACCCCGCTGAGCGGCGCGCTCAAGCTCCGCGAGGCCCTCGGCCGGCGGGCCGTCATGGTCACCGTGAACTCCACCGGCCACGGCGCCTACCTCAGGAACGGCAATGCCTGCGGCGACACGACCGCCTCCCGCTTCCTGGCCACCGGCATACGGCCCGCCACGGACCTCTCCTGCGAGTAGGACCCACGGGCCACTCCCCCAGGGCTCCTTCAGGCCGCCCCGAACCGCCGTACATAGCGCTTCTGCCAGGGCGTCTCCACCGCGTGCCGGTCGTAGTGCTCCCGCACATACGCGACGGCCTCCTCGGCCGGTACGCCGTCCAGGACCGCCAGACAGGCCAGCGCCGTCCCCGTGCGGCCGCGTCCGCCGCCGCAGGCGAGTTCCACGCGTTCGTCGGCGGCCCGCTCCCACGCCTCGGTGAGCACCGCGCGGGCGGCCGTGCGGTCGGCGGGCAGGCGGAAGTCGGGCCAGCGCAGCCAGCGGGACTCCCAGGAGACCTCGGGAGGCTGCCGGCCCAGCAGATAGACGCCGTACGACGGTTGCGACGCCCCGGGGTCCAAGGGGCGCCGCAGTCCTCGGCCGCGCACCAGCCGTCCGGAGGGCAGCCGGAGCACACCCGGGTCCTGTTCGTCCCACTGTTTCGCACGCACCATGGGCCCATTCGATCCCGGTGCGGGATCCCGGGCAACCGAATCCGCGGCAATGGTGGTCTGGGGGGCGAGGGAGGGTGCTTGATGCAGGCCGAACAAGAGGCCCAGTTCCAGGAATTCGTCCGGGCCCGCTGGACCCGGCTCGTGCGGACCGCGTATCTGCTCACGGGCGACGTCCACCACGCCGAGGACCTGACACAGACGGCGCTGGCGAAGGCGTACCGCTCCTGGCGGCGGGTGTCCCGCACCGACAACCCGGAGGCGTACGTCCGCCGGATGCTGGTCACCTGCAACAGCGACCGGTTCCGCAAGCGGCGCGTCACGGAGGCGCTGACCGCGGCGCCGCCGGAGCGGGCGGGGCGTGACGAGGCGGTGTCCCGGGTCGACGAGCGGGGGGTGCTGCTCGGTGCGCTGGCCGGGCTGCCGCCGAAGCAGCGGGCGGTGATCGTCATGCGGTACTGGGAGGACCTGTCCGAGGCGGAGGTCGCCGAGATCCTCGGCTGCTCCCCCGGCACGGTGAAGAGCCAGGCGTCCAAGGGGCTGGCGAAGTTGCGTACGTATCCGGGGCTCGCGCAGGTCATGGACCGCGCCCCGCAGGGAGGCACCAGGTGAGCGAGGACCAGCGGCGGCAGGAGCCGGCCGACCAGGGGGACTTCGAGGAGAGCACCGGCCTGGAGCCGGGCGCGGAGCCCGAAGGCGGCCGGGACGAGCGGGACTTCGAGGAGCAGCTGCGCGGGCTGCTCGCCGAGGACGCCTACGCGATCCGGCCGTCGCCGGCGCCGTACCCCGTGATCCGCCGCAAGGGCGTGGTCGAGCGGCGGCGCCGGGTGGCGGCAGCCGGGGCGGTGCTGGTGACGCTGGCGGCGGCGCCCGTGGGCGCGTACGCGCTGAGCGGTCCGGGCGGGGCCGCGCGGACGGCGGCCGCCACGCCGTCGGTGAGCGCCACCTACGCCCCGACGCCGACGCCCTCCCCCACCCCGTCCGGACCGGCGGGTCCGGCCACTCCGGGCCAACTGCTCGACGGGATCACCCTCGCGCAGGCGGCGGAGGGGCTGGAGAAGTGTCTCGCCTACGACCGGGGCATCGCGGCGAACCGGGACCCGTCGCCGCCGGCCCGCTCGTTCGACTCGGACCTGGGCACGGCCGACAGCTACCGGATCATCCTGGCGCTGAACAGCACCGGCGACTCCAACTCGCCCGGTGACGGGCAGTACATCGTCGCCGTCAAGGAGAAGCCGACCGAGACCCGGCTGATCTGTCACGTCAAGGACGGTGAGGCCTCGGGGATCAACACCAGTGTCGGCAGCGACCGGCAGCCGGACTCCCCGCCGGTGCTGGCCGACATCAACGGCGGCAAGCTGTTCCGGCAGTCGGCCATCGACCAGGGCAACTGGAAGCTGCCGTTCCGCTGGGGTGTCATCGGCACGGTCGAGCCCTCGGTGAGCAGGGTGACCGTCTCCTACGGCGACGCGACGGGCGAAGCCGTCCTGGACCACGGCTGGTTCGTCGCCGCCGGTGTCCTGGAGCAGCAGGTCACCAGGACACCCCGGATCAGGGGCTACGACGCCGCGGGCAAGCAGGTGTACGACTCCGATCAGGATCCGACGTACCAGAAAACCATCCAGTAGCCCGGCCCGTACGAAACCTGACCAGCACCACACAGGCCCGGGGGCGCCGCACAGGGGTCGGCGCCCCCGGGCCTTCGCCATTCGGCGGCCGGACCCGGAGCAGGCCACGGGGCCGACCTGGGGCAGATGCGCCCATTCGCGCGGGTTTCCTTGACCGCCCCCATACCCCCACCTAAGGTCGCGCTGACGTGAGGACGTAGGACGTCCCATCTCCCCCTCTCGCTGGAGGAACCGTGCGCGACGCGGACCGCCGGGCCTTCCTGAAACACACCGGGGCGCTCGGGGCGGGCGCCGTCCTCCTCCCGTCACTGGCCTCGTGCGGCCCGGAGTCCACGATCGGGTTCGGCGACCCGGCCGGCGCGGACCGCACCCTGACGGCGGTCATCGGCTACGGCAACGACGGCAGCTGGGACCCGACGCAGACCGCGTCGGCGTTCTTCATGGCCGCCAACCACCACGTCTGCGAAGGGCTGCTGGACACCGACCCGATCTCCCGCGAGCCGTACCCGGCGCTCGCCACCGGACTCCCGGGGCCTCGGGAACTCGGCGGCACCACCTGGAGGTTCACCCTGCGGGAGGGCGCCACCTTCCACGACGGGCGGCCCGTCACCGCCGACGACGTGGTCTTCACCTTCGACCGGATCCTCGACCCGGACACCCGGACCCTCGCCCGGGGCTTCTTCGCCGGCTGGCTGGACACGGTCCGCGGGACCGGTGCCCGCGGGGTCGAGCTGGTGCTCAAGTTCCCCTTCCCGGACGGGATGTCACGCCTCACCCTGGCGAAGATCATGCCGCGGCACGTCTGCTGGACGTCCACGACCGTGGCAGCCTGGCCCAACGGAAGGAGCGGGTCCGGGAGTTGATGGCCCTGGTGGGTCTGCCCCGGGCCCTGGCGGACGCCCTGCCGGGTCAGCTGTCCGGCGGTCAGCGCCAACGGGTTGCCATCGCACGGGCGTTGGCGCTGGACCCGGACCTGGTGGTGGCCGACGAGCCGACGAGCGCGCTGGACGTGTCGGTCCGCGCCCAGATCCTCAACCTCCTGCTGGACCTGAAGGAACGCCTGGGCCTGGCGCTGGTGTTCGTCTCCCACGACATCCGGACGGTACGACGGATGAGCGACCGCGTGATCACCATGTACCTGGGCCGGATCGTCGAGGAGTCCCCGGCCGCGGAGGCCGCCGCCCGGCACCCGTACACCCGCGCCCTGTTCTCCGCCACCCCCGGCCTGCTCACCCGCGCCGACCCGATCCCGCTCACCGGCCCGGTCCCCTCGGCGACCCGTCCCCCCGGCGGCTGCCCGTTCCGCACCCGCTGCTGGAAGGCGGACGAGGTGTGCGCGGACCGGATGCCCGGCTTCTCGGCCGCGTCGGTGCCCGGTCACCGTTTCCGGTGCCACCATCCGGTGGAGGAGGACCAGCCCGCCGACGCGCACCCCAGGGAGCCCCGATGATCCTTCCCGCCCCGCTGACCGGTGTCATCCCGCCCGTCTGCACACCCCTGACACCGGACCGCGAGGTGGACGCCCCCTCCCTCCTCAGGCTCGTCGACCATCTCGTGGAGGCCGGGGTGGACGCCCTGTTCGTCCTCGGCTCCTCCTCGGAGGCCGCGTTCCTGACGGACGGACAGCGCAGGCTGGTGGTGGAGACCGTCGTCGCGCACGTCGGCGGACAACTCCCCGTCCTCGCGGGCGCGATCGACATGACGACGCCCCGCGTCCTGGACCACGTCCGCGCGGTGACGGCGGCGGGCGCCGCGGCCGTGGTCGTCACCGCCCCCTTCTACGCCCGCACCCACCCCGCCGAGATCGCCCGCCACTTCCGCCTGGTCGCCGCGGACAGCCCGGTTCCGGTCGTCGCCTACGACATCCCGGCGGCCGTCCACACCAAGCTCCCCACGGACGTGGTCCTGGAACTCGCCGCGGACCGCACCATCTGCGCCCTCAAGGACTCCAGCGGCGACCTGGCCGCCTTCCGCTCGGTCGTCTCGGGCGCCCGCGCCCGGCCCTCGCTCACCGGCTTCGGCGTCCTGACCGGCTCCGAGGTCGTCGTCGACGCCGCGATGGCGGTGGGCGCGGACGGCGTGGTCCCGGGCCTGGCCAACGTCGACCCGCACGGCTACGTCCGCCTCCACGACCTGTGCCGAGCCGCCGACCGGGACGCGGCCCGGGCCGAACAGGAGCGCCTGTGCGCCCTGTTCGGCATGGTCGGCGTCGGCGACCCCACCCGCATGGGCCCGAGCTCGTCCGCCCTGGGCGCCTTCAAGGCCGCCCTCCACCTGCGCGGCATCATCGCCTGCCCGGCCACGGCGGCCCCCCAGATCCCCCTGTCGGAGGCCGAGGTGGAACGGGTGGGCAAGTACCTGGCGGCGGCGGGGCTGCTCTAGACGACACGCGGCCGACCCATCACCTCCCCGACCGGCAGCCGCCGGAACTCGATCGAGGCGTACGGTCCGGTCGTCCCCGTCTCGTACAGCACGCCGACCGTGTCCCGGTCGAGCGCCACCAGGTCCGAGTAGGCGGCGGGCTGTTCGGACAGGGTCAGTGCCTTGGCGAAGGTCCGTCCGCCGTCGTCGCTGCGCCAGAGCGCCATGGCCCGGCGCGCGGTCGGCACCGACGGTCCGGAGAACAGCAACGGGGCGTCCGGGCCGGGGAGTTGGAGGACGCTGGCCTGCACCACCGGCACGTCGTTCAGGGCGGGCTGCACGGCGTAGGGCCGGTCCAGGCTCGCGCCGCCGTCGCCGGAGTGCGCGTCGAGCCGGTGGCCGGGGACGGTGCCGTGCTGGTCGCGGGAGCCGAAGTAGAGGCGGCCGTCGGGGAGTTGAGCGGCCGAGGACTCGTTGGCGTTGGTGCGGCCGTCGTAGGAGGAGTCCACGAAGCCGAGCTGCCAGCTTCCGCCGCCGTCGTCGCTGTAGAGGGCGTGGCCGCCGTAGTACCGGGGCTCCTGACCCGTGTCGGCGGAGCCCGCGGGCGGGGCCGCGGAGTGGTTCGCCGGGACCACCAGGCGTCCGGCGTGCGGGCCCCCGGTCAGGGCAACGGCGTGGCCCGGGCCGGTCGCGTACCAGCGCCAGTGCGCGGGTTTCACCTGGTCCGTGATGTCGTACGGCGGGGTGAAGCTGCGGCCGTCGTCCCAGCTGTGCTGCACGAACACCCGGCGGCCCTGCTCCGGGGTGGCCTCGCCCCGCATGATCTGCGCCTCGGTGACGGCCCCGCTGTTGGAGCAGGTGACGAGGACGATCGCACCCGTGGCGGGATCGACCACGGGCGCCGGGTTGCCCCGGGTGTCGCCGCCCCCGGCGGCCACGACCGTCGGCGGGCCCCAGGTGCAGCCGCCGTCGGCGGAGCGGCGCAGGACGACGTCGATGTTCCCGGTGTCCCCGGCTCCGTCGTGGCGTCCCTCGGCGAAGGCGAGGACCGTGCCCCGGGGTGTGGTGAGGGCGGCGGGGATGCGGTAGGCGTCGTAGCCGCCCTCCCCGGCGGCGTAGGGCACCGAGGCGGCGCATCCCCGGGTCGGGGCGGTGTGGCCGGTGGTGGTGAGCGGGGTCAGGAGGACGGCGGCGGCGAGGAGTGTGCGGCTCAGGGGGATCATCGGTCTCCCGTGACGGACGGTCGGACGCGGTCCGTCACATCGTCCCCGGTGTCACCATTCCGGACTCGTACGCCACGATCACCAGCTGCGCCCGGTCCCGGGCCCCCAGTTTGCCGATGATGCGGCTGACGTGGGTCTTCGCGGTCAGCGGACTCAGCCCGAGCGCCTGGGCCACCTCGGTGTTGTTCAGGCCGCGCGCGACCAGCGAGAGCACCTCGCGCTCCCGCTCCGACAGGCACTCCGGGCCGCCGACGGCCACCGGTGTCGCCGCCGGACCGCGCAGGAACCGCGCGATCAGACGGGCCGTCGGCCCCGGGGACAGCAGCGCCTCCCCGGCCGCCACCGTGCGGATCGCGTCGAGGAGTTCGGCCGGACGGG
Proteins encoded in this region:
- a CDS encoding abortive phage infection protein; amino-acid sequence: MEKTNGTKGINRAQFLAGAAAVGLAGAMLPAGRAAASEGAGRGGGGGRGLARRGVVYTLVEGESPATAYSTARMREEIRAIRDDLHADTVDVTGDGVERLTSTAAEVAERGMHVWLQPTLTDHSQKDTLEHLAECGRFAERLRRQGASVEFSVGCEFWLLVPGIVPGADVMERIRNLQSGNVDWEQMQRRLDEFTAKAARVGRSVFRGRLSYAAAQDDQVDWNLFDVVGIDYYSYHRDRRQYVKELKRYLRWGKPVAITEFGTCTYAGATEAGGMGWDIVDYEKTPPEIKGDLVRSERVQAAYLTDLLDVFESMNLYAAMAFEFLTADAPHHPHDPRHDLDMASYGITKAVRDRPDDPDSPWHREPKEAFHALAQRYARACRTGQRQ
- a CDS encoding sialidase family protein, whose amino-acid sequence is MIPLSRTLLAAAVLLTPLTTTGHTAPTRGCAASVPYAAGEGGYDAYRIPAALTTPRGTVLAFAEGRHDGAGDTGNIDVVLRRSADGGCTWGPPTVVAAGGGDTRGNPAPVVDPATGAIVLVTCSNSGAVTEAQIMRGEATPEQGRRVFVQHSWDDGRSFTPPYDITDQVKPAHWRWYATGPGHAVALTGGPHAGRLVVPANHSAAPPAGSADTGQEPRYYGGHALYSDDGGGSWQLGFVDSSYDGRTNANESSAAQLPDGRLYFGSRDQHGTVPGHRLDAHSGDGGASLDRPYAVQPALNDVPVVQASVLQLPGPDAPLLFSGPSVPTARRAMALWRSDDGGRTFAKALTLSEQPAAYSDLVALDRDTVGVLYETGTTGPYASIEFRRLPVGEVMGRPRVV
- a CDS encoding alpha/beta hydrolase produces the protein MKQTTKGLALIAAVSGVVLGLVAPLAASADDRPAPSSLKWAKCEGDGLDPRQECATVSVPMDYADPDGRKIDIAVSRIRSEDPSARRGALLIVPGGPGGDSLTEPSTKGQKLPEKVRDAYDLIGFAPRGMIPSTSVTCDHTPGDLARTKLFPWPDADGSLDGTLATAQRRSRACERNGGELIQHISTLNEARDLDRVRAALGERRISAWGLSYGSYAAATYAQLFPHRTDRFVLDSNPFPDPAVGAGRATYAGFEAGVEDTFPVFARWASAPERGKDRVARTAAEVRPLFLRLAARLDREPIPWPGANPEELNGTVLRQAMIDAFYDPDGFPGLAELINAARKGTVPPAPEAPPADLLQNGYAVADATLCNDAAWPRTAAEYRQDVDASRAKFPLTAGMPRSATACAAWPWAPKEAPVRITDQGPSNILLIQNQRDVATPVSGALKLRAALGERAVMVLVDSTGHDAYLGNGNACGDTKVSHFLATGERPARDTYCR
- a CDS encoding protein-tyrosine phosphatase family protein; the encoded protein is MVRAKQWDEQDPGVLRLPSGRLVRGRGLRRPLDPGASQPSYGVYLLGRQPPEVSWESRWLRWPDFRLPADRTAARAVLTEAWERAADERVELACGGGRGRTGTALACLAVLDGVPAEEAVAYVREHYDRHAVETPWQKRYVRRFGAA
- a CDS encoding SigE family RNA polymerase sigma factor yields the protein MQAEQEAQFQEFVRARWTRLVRTAYLLTGDVHHAEDLTQTALAKAYRSWRRVSRTDNPEAYVRRMLVTCNSDRFRKRRVTEALTAAPPERAGRDEAVSRVDERGVLLGALAGLPPKQRAVIVMRYWEDLSEAEVAEILGCSPGTVKSQASKGLAKLRTYPGLAQVMDRAPQGGTR
- a CDS encoding dihydrodipicolinate synthase family protein, whose protein sequence is MILPAPLTGVIPPVCTPLTPDREVDAPSLLRLVDHLVEAGVDALFVLGSSSEAAFLTDGQRRLVVETVVAHVGGQLPVLAGAIDMTTPRVLDHVRAVTAAGAAAVVVTAPFYARTHPAEIARHFRLVAADSPVPVVAYDIPAAVHTKLPTDVVLELAADRTICALKDSSGDLAAFRSVVSGARARPSLTGFGVLTGSEVVVDAAMAVGADGVVPGLANVDPHGYVRLHDLCRAADRDAARAEQERLCALFGMVGVGDPTRMGPSSSALGAFKAALHLRGIIACPATAAPQIPLSEAEVERVGKYLAAAGLL
- a CDS encoding cupin domain-containing protein; translated protein: MSYPEPRYLGENGEINAVFRSADTPPDIVSPGGTRTHYLASHTSTGGDFGLYKVDMGPRAPGAKTHFHRSISESFYVLSGELALYDGEKWVTGRQGDFLHVPVGGLHAFRNDSDDPVSMLMLFSPGAPREEYFERVAEFARKGGQELREFQVRHDSYFV
- a CDS encoding alpha/beta hydrolase, with the translated sequence MKQITQSAALIAAASGIVFGVVTPLTASATDRPSPSPLKWAKCQGQGLDPRQECATVSVPMDYADPDGRKIGIAVSRIPSEKPSVRRGALLLVPGGPGGTSLDNPSGKGQKLPQEVRDAYDLIGIAPRGNAPSAPVSCGLAHEDLALSRLRPWPAPDGSVTENMTTARRVSDACTRNGGELMKHISTKNNARDLDRVRAALGEQRISAWAVSYGTYVSSAYLEMFPHRTDRVVLDSNDNPDPVRAERAWLQAFEAGVEDNFPVFAAWASAPERGPDRVAGTPAEVRALFLRLAARLDREPIPWPGANPEELNGNVLRQTMLDTLYDPDHYPTLARLINAALKGTVPPAPEAPEEQAMQNITAVGAATLCNDVAWPRDAAAYRKGVAESRAKYPLTAGMPRNAMLCAAWPWTPKEAPVRVTDRGPSNVLLVQNARDVATPLSGALKLREALGRRAVMVTVNSTGHGAYLRNGNACGDTTASRFLATGIRPATDLSCE
- a CDS encoding response regulator transcription factor, which encodes MTIRVLLADDQTLVREAFAMLVESARDMEVVGQAATGREAVELARATRADLVVMDIRMPDLDGIEATRLIAADEDLADVRVLVLTTYDTDENIVDALRAGASGFLVKDTRPAELLDAIRTVAAGEALLSPGPTARLIARFLRGPAATPVAVGGPECLSEREREVLSLVARGLNNTEVAQALGLSPLTAKTHVSRIIGKLGARDRAQLVIVAYESGMVTPGTM